In the genome of Terriglobia bacterium, the window CCGTTCGCGGTGGCTTTGCCGCCGATCCCCCGACGCGGCCAGGGATCGCGGAATTCCTCGCAGATACCGTGAATCAGGGCACTAAAAACCGCACTGTGCAAGAGATCGCGCAGGAGATTCAGGCTGCCGGCGGCGAGTTGCAGGTAAAAGCGAGTACCGATTCAATCTCTCTTGAAGCAACTGTTTTGGCATCGCGTGCGGATCCGGCTTTATCGGTGCTGGCTGATGTGGCTCAGAACGCGGATTTCCCAGCAGGGCAGGTGGAGATCGTACGAAAGGGCCTGGAGAATTCACTACAGCGTCAAATGGCAGAGCCAGCATTTCTCGCGCGACATGGATTAGCGGCGGCCATGTTCGGCGATCAACCGTACGCTGTCCTGGCGCCAACACAGGCGACCATGAAGGACGCCACGGTTGAGGAACTGCGGTCAGAATACGCCCGGAGGTTTCGACCGGATCAAGCGATGCTCCTGGTGATTGGCGACTTCGAGGTTCCGCCGATGTTCGGCGTGATTCGTCAGCGGCTGGGTGCGTGGAAGCCGGAAGGTGACGCCAAGGTCGCCGCCCTACTGCCGCAAAAGCAGGAGGCAAACGGGACGCTATCGCTCATCCCGCGTGCAAACTCGGTGCAGACGCGGTTCATGATGGCATCTCTTGGACCCAAAGAGAAGGACCCCGACTATGCGGCCGCCCGGGTTGCGACGTTGGTATGTGGAAGGCGTATTTCTCGCAATATTCGTGAAGACAAGGGCTATGCATACTCTGCAGGGGCCGACGTGCTGCGGCAGGGGGAAGCCAACCTTCTCCTCGCCGCCGCTACCGTCCGTAATCCCGTGACGGGCGCTACCTGGAACGAGCTGCGGTACGAACTCGACAGGATGGCCACTACTGCGCCTACTGCGAGCGAGGTCGATGGAGCGAAACACTTCCTGATCGGGTATGAAGCGCTCAATCTGCAGCCTCAGGCTGCGCTCGCTGAGCGGTTGGGCGAACTTTGGACTATGGGGCTAGACGCAGACCAGATTGGCAAAGAAGGGGAAGCCCTCGAGAAGGTCACCGCCGCGGACGTTGAGAGGATAGGACGCGAGCGGCTTGCGGCGTCGCAGATGACAGCTGTTGCGGTGGGGGATGGCAGCACCATTGAAGAACAGATTACGCCGTTGGGGATCAAGTTAAAGAAAACGCAAAAGTAGAGCAAAGGCTGTAGTTCCTGATGGCCGGCGGAACGATAGGTTCGGGGTGCGACCTGGACCCGGTAAAGCCGTCTGCCCGCAATAGGGGGCGTTGCCACCCCGCAATTGAAAGTCTGCCATGGGTGAAACGTTTGTTGTTATCTTTTGCGTGTTGGGATATCTCGCTAAGGCAGGCCCATCTATTTAGCTATTGACAGGAGTGAAACATACGCAGTACTCTTTCGCCATTTTAGAACCAGAATGCAACAATTGTTGCATTACCCGGACAACGAAAACGAAAGACGCCGGCCGGCGACGCAGGCATGAACAGGAGATCGCAATGTTGAAATCGTGGCGCTTGATCCTCGGTGCCCTTTGGGTCGTACTAGCAATCGTCTCGCAGGGGACAGCACAGAACGCAGCGACAGGCGCCATTGCCGGGACCGTGACCGACGCGTCCGGAGCGTCCGTGGTCGGGGCGCAAGTGAAGGTGACGAACGAAGCCACCGGTGAGGTGCGCAGGGTGACCTCGCGTTCCGACGGCTCGATTCTTATAAGCCTCCTGCCGCCTGGTGGCTATTCAATTATCGTCACCGCTCCTGGCTTCAAAACTGTCGACGTCAGCAAGGTCACCGTAACGGTGACAGAAACGGTCAATGTTCCGGTCCGCCTCGAAGTCGGTGCCACGAACGAGTCGGTGACTGTCACGGGATCGGAACTGCAGGTGAACACCGAATCCGCGGAGTTGGGTACGGTGACGTCCCGTCAAATGATCCAGAGCCTACCGTTGGTCACTCGGAACTATACACAGATCATTGCGCTCAATCCCGGCATCTCAGCTGAGGTATCAAACGCCGGCGAACTGGGCAAGGGCAGTTCTTCTTATGGTGCTTCAACTGGCGGCTTCTCAGCCCAAGGTGGTAATACTAACGACAACAATTTTCAAATGAACGGCGTCACTGTCAGCGACACGTTTGCAAGTGCACAGTTCAGCGGTGGAATAGCGGTCCCAAATCCTGACACTTTGCAGGAATTCAAGGTTCTAACCGGGCAGTATGACGCCTCGTACGGCCGTAATGCCGGCGCGAATGTCAACGTTATTACTCGAGGCGGCACGAATGATTTCCATGGGTCGGTGTTTGAGTACTTTCGGAACGACGCCCTCAATGCGAATGAGTTTTTTCAGAAGCGGAATAATCAGCCGCGGCCGGTGTTAAGGAGCAATCAATTCGGGTTCACCTTCGGTGGGCCGCTCAAAAAGAATAAGCTCTTGTTTTTCGGTTCGTACCAGGGCACACGGCAGCGCAACGGAATGGCGGCTGGCTGTCTCAGCCGCGTGGAACTTCCGCCACTTACCAATGACCGCAGCGCCGCGGCCCTTGGGGCAATATTCGGCGGCAATGTCGGATATTTTAACTATGCGCTTGGGGTTACAG includes:
- a CDS encoding pitrilysin family protein produces the protein MRRIITVLVLFFLAMQVWAQERELKLPPDLPPYGPLKPMSSPKVQEEHLSNGLTVWLVPRAGFPKVTFLLTVRGGFAADPPTRPGIAEFLADTVNQGTKNRTVQEIAQEIQAAGGELQVKASTDSISLEATVLASRADPALSVLADVAQNADFPAGQVEIVRKGLENSLQRQMAEPAFLARHGLAAAMFGDQPYAVLAPTQATMKDATVEELRSEYARRFRPDQAMLLVIGDFEVPPMFGVIRQRLGAWKPEGDAKVAALLPQKQEANGTLSLIPRANSVQTRFMMASLGPKEKDPDYAAARVATLVCGRRISRNIREDKGYAYSAGADVLRQGEANLLLAAATVRNPVTGATWNELRYELDRMATTAPTASEVDGAKHFLIGYEALNLQPQAALAERLGELWTMGLDADQIGKEGEALEKVTAADVERIGRERLAASQMTAVAVGDGSTIEEQITPLGIKLKKTQK